The bacterium genome has a segment encoding these proteins:
- a CDS encoding ribonuclease HII, which yields MAPSKYENYPFKKLCLYEEEASSLGYELIGGIDEVGRGPLAGPVVAAVAILPEEAKIPGINDSKKLSPKQRERLFKTISDVVIDWGIGIVNEEIIDEINILRATHLAMKKAIDSLKSKPHFLLVDGLKIPSIDIPQKPIIRGDQLSISIQSASILAKVIRDRMMIEYDKEFPQYGFAKHKGYGTSLHIESIKKYGICPIHRKSFEPIKSMCKRASRN from the coding sequence ATGGCCCCATCAAAATATGAAAATTATCCCTTTAAAAAACTTTGCCTATATGAAGAAGAGGCATCTTCTTTAGGTTATGAATTAATAGGTGGAATAGATGAGGTTGGTAGAGGGCCATTAGCGGGCCCGGTAGTAGCCGCGGTAGCAATTTTACCAGAAGAGGCTAAAATACCGGGCATAAATGATTCTAAAAAATTATCCCCCAAACAACGAGAAAGATTATTTAAGACTATTTCTGATGTAGTTATTGATTGGGGAATAGGTATTGTCAATGAAGAGATAATAGATGAGATTAATATTTTACGAGCAACTCACCTGGCGATGAAAAAGGCGATAGATTCTTTGAAGTCAAAACCACATTTCTTACTTGTCGATGGACTAAAAATTCCTTCTATAGACATTCCACAAAAACCTATCATTCGGGGCGACCAATTGAGTATTTCCATTCAATCTGCATCAATATTAGCCAAAGTAATAAGAGATAGAATGATGATTGAATATGATAAAGAATTCCCGCAATATGGCTTTGCTAAACATAAAGGCTATGGAACTTCTTTACATATTGAATCAATTAAAAAATATGGTATTTGTCCGATACACCGAAAATCTTTTGAACCAATTAAATCTATGTGTAAGAGGGCTTCACGAAATTAA
- a CDS encoding YraN family protein, giving the protein MSKQRIELGEKGEALALKHLKRHRYKILEQNYKTRSGEIDIIAKNQEVLAFIEVKTRRGEEFGLPQEAVDIRKQRQMGKVALEYLAKKNLQDIDCRFDIVAITWRPNQKPKIELIKDAFYLEE; this is encoded by the coding sequence ATGTCCAAACAAAGAATTGAATTAGGAGAAAAAGGAGAGGCGTTAGCTTTAAAACATTTAAAACGACATCGATACAAAATATTAGAACAGAATTATAAAACCCGCTCCGGGGAAATTGATATTATTGCTAAAAATCAGGAGGTTTTAGCATTTATTGAAGTAAAAACGCGTCGAGGTGAAGAATTTGGACTACCGCAAGAAGCCGTTGATATTCGTAAACAAAGACAGATGGGTAAAGTCGCCTTAGAATATCTTGCAAAGAAAAATTTACAGGATATTGATTGTCGATTTGATATTGTGGCTATCACCTGGCGGCCAAACCAAAAACCTAAAATTGAATTAATAAAAGATGCCTTTTATCTTGAGGAGTAA